TCCTATGCGATCTGCCGCGAGTGCGAGGAGCCGATTCCATTCGAGCGACTGCAGGCATACCCGACGGCCAAACGGTGCACGGCCTGCCAACGTGAGCACGAGCAGAAGCGTGGCGGCGGGTTCTAAGGGTCAGCGAGCACCGATTCGCCTGGCAAACCTTGCCTGCGGTTCTCTTCAGTCGTACCGCTGCTCCGCGCCGGACTTCAGCGGGTCGGTGCGTTTCCTTTCGTGCAGACGCCGTCCGCGCACCGATAGGTATCCCGTCCCGGCGCTGTCAGGACGCACGTCGTGCCGGTGCAGGCCGCGGACGGCATACCTCCGAGAAGGCTGTATGCCTCTTCGATAGTGACGGTGGGGCCGCCGGCAGCCAGCTTACCCGCGTCGACGGGTGCTTCGGGCTCTTTGGCTGGCTCGACGCTCCCGCATCCAGGCAGCGTGAGGATTGCTAGCAGACAAAGGCTTGAGATCAGGCGGTTCATGCGGACGCTCGGCAGTCGGAACGCCCCAAGTCTACGGCGAGGAGCGCCCCTGGCGCTCTCGATCCACGCAAGGATGAGGGATTATCCAGGGGGTCGGTGGCCGATGCATGGATTCAGACGGCGTGCTACCCGATGGCGATCGAGTAGCACCGTCCAAGACCAAAGCCAAAACCCGATGATTACCCCCGCAACTCCCGTCGCAAGATCTTCCCGGTAACGGTCTTGGGAAGCTCGTCCATGATCATCACCACGCGGGGATACTTGTACGCCGCCATCCGGGCCTTGCAGTACTCCGCCAGTTCTTCCGGCGTGACGTTCGTCCCGGGCTTGAGGCTGACCACGGCTTTCACCGTCTCGCCACGGTAGGCATCAGGTACGCCAACCACGGCGGCCTCCCGCACGGCGGGATGGGTGTACAGCACGTCCTCCACCTCGCGTGGCCAGACCTTGTAGCCGCTGGCGTTGATCATGTCCTTCTTGCGGTCCACGAGGTAGAACCAGCCGCGTTCGTCCATGAACCCGACATCCCCCGTGCGGAAGTAACCATCGACGATGGCCTTGGCGCTCTCCTGCGGCTTGTTCCAGTATCCCGGCACGATCATCGGCCCACGCGAAATGATCTCGCCGACTTCGCCAACCGCCATCGGCTTGCCTTCGTCGTCGCCAATATAGGACTCGACGTTGTAGGCCGGCACGCCCACGGCAAGGGTGCCGGAGGCCGGGTCCACAGGCGCCTCGACCCCGCGCGGCACCACGTGCGTTGGCGAGTTGGTCTCGGTCAGGCCGTAGCCGTTGTGGATGTAGTGACCGAAGCGCTCGCGAAAGGCCTCCACCACGCTGGGCGGAATCGGCGCGCCGCCGGAGTAGATCTTGGTCAGCGACGCGAAGCAATCGCGCGTGGCGTTCGGGTGGTTCATCAGCGCGATGAACACGGTGATGGCGCCGATGGTGAAGGCGGGGCGATGTTCGCGCAGCGTGTCGAGCATCACGCCCGGTTCGAAGCGACAGGCCAGCACCAGCGGGGCGGCGCACATGAAGGCGGCGCCGATATGGCCGATCAGCCCGGTGATATGAAACAGGGGCGCGACGCCGAGGATGGGCTCGCCTTCGCCCAGCGTGATCCAGTCGCGGTAGACCTGGGCGTTGAAGGCTACGTTGCCGTGGGTGTTCATCGCGCCCTTGGGCACGCCGGTGGTGCCGGAGGTGTACACCAGCATGGCGATGTCGTTCGGCCCCAGCGCCGCTGGCGGAGGATGGCGGCCGGCGTTGGCTGCGATCACTGCCGACAGGGATTCCGCGCCCGGTGTCTCCTGTCGGCTCGTATTGGCGAACAGCCGTGGGTCGTGGCGCCGTTGGTACTCCAGTTCGGATGTCGTCATCACCAGAGGCAGCACGCCGTTTTCCGCATTGGCTTCTTCGGCAAGCAGGGGGCGGACGATATCGACGTACAGAGTCTCGGAGCAAACCAGCAGGCGAGCGCCCGAATCCGCCAGGATCACGCGCAGTTCGCGCGCGCGGTTCATCGGGTTGACGGGCACGGCAATGGCGCCCAGCTTCCACGTCGCCACCAGAGCGATGACGAACTGCGGGATGTTCTGCAGGTAAATGGCCACGCGTTCTCCGCGCGTGATGCCGCGGTCTTGCCACGCGCAGGCGAGCGCGTCGGATTGCGTGTCGAGTTCGGCGTAGCTCAGGCTGCCGTCGAAGTAGAGAATGGCTGGCAGCGACGGCGCGCGCGCTACCGCGGCACGGAACAGGCTCAGCGCGTCGGTGAACTCGGGCGTGATCGCGTGGGGCTTGCCCGGCTCGTAGCTCGACAGCCAGGGCTTGCGGTCATAGGGCGTCATGGTGTCTCCGGAAAGTGGAACGGCGGCACACCATGCGTGCCGCCGCGCGTGGCAGGGTGCGTCCGCGGTCATCAAGCAGGCGGACGCATGGGTGGAAGAACCCCTGCCTCCGCCTACTTGATGACGACCGGATTGACCGGTGCTCCGCTGCCGTTCACGACCTTCAGCGGCGCGGCGGTATAGAGGAAGCTCCACTGACCGTCGTCGGCGCAATCCGTGGCCAGCGGGTCAAGCTGTGCGATTTCCGTCAGCGTCACGCCGAGGTTGCGCATCAACGCATTGTGTAGTGGTAGCGCCACGCCAGAGACCGGGTCCACCGTGACCTCGTTGGCGATGGTGTCGGTGACCAGATTCGGGATCTCCATCTTGTGGAACCACTCCACCAGTTCAGGGCTGTAGGTCAGACCCGGCTCGATGAAATTCTTGTAGAACTCAGCCTGATCGCGCTCGTAGAAGGAACCAATCCAGCCGGTGCGGATGATGACGATGTCATGCTTTTCGATACGCACGCCCTGCATTTCGGCTGCGGCCAGCAGGTCGAGGTGGGTGAAGGTCTCACCGGGATCGAGCACGGCCTTGCCGCGATGGCGCGCCATGTCGATCAGCACGCCACGGCCGACGATGCCGCGTTCGGCGATGGGCAGCACGCTGGCTTTTTCCATGCCGCCGATGGTCGACTTGGCGTCATAGCCGTTCCAGAGCTGGTCGCCGTACCAGACATGGCCGAGGGCATCGTACTGGGTGGAGCCTTGCAGGTACATGATCATCATGTCGTCCGCGTACTCGCCTTGCCCCGGGAAGATCGGCGCCTTGCCGCACAGGTAGTGGCCCTTGTCCATCACGTTCAGACGACGCGCCTGCGAGCGGCCGGGCCAGACCGGATCCCCCTTCGGGTTGCCCATCTGGATCTGCAGCGTGAAGGTCTTGCCCGAGCGTACGGCTGCCACGCCGCGCAGCACTTCGGCCTGGGTCAGGTAGTTGAGCGAGCCGACTTCGTCGTCAGATCCCCATTTGCCCCAGTTTTTCGGCGCGTCGCGCAGTAATTCGGCCACGTGCGGAACGTTCTTCGATTCCATGCATTGTCTCCTTCCGGTTGCACTTCGAGGTCGACCCGGATGCAAGCGTCATGACGATGGCTCATGGCGCGGATGCACCAAGCGAATAAAACTGAACGGTCATGCTTTTTTTGTGAGAGCAGTCTAGTGCACGGCGCGCAGGCAGGCCAAGGGAGGAATTTGATCCTGTCGAATAGGGATAGTGGCTGCCCCCGGTTTGCGCGGTCATGCGGGCGCTGAGACGTCAGATCCGGAGCAATCCCTAGTTGACGGTATTTTTCATGGGGATAAAATCTGTTTCACAAACATGAAAACAGAGTCTGACCGGCGTGCACTGTGCCCGGCGGGCTCGAAGTTGGAGACAGCCCACCCATGACCGCATCGCCCGTCTACTTCGTCCGCACCGAGGACGTCGCCGGATATCACCCCGCCAATCACGTCGGCACACTGAATCGCCGCATCATCGGCCGCGAAAACGTCGGCGCCACGCAGCTTGAAGTCATCCACGGCACCATCGAACGGGGGAAGGGCGCATTGCCCCATGCGCATCCCGGCATTGAGCAGGTCTGTTACGTCCTGGAAGGGCGCGCGCGTGCCGAGGTCAATGGCCACGCGCAGGAGCTTGGTCCTGGCGACTGCTGCTTCTTTCCGGCCGACGCGATGCACGTCTTCACGGTGATCAGCGACGAACCGGTCAAGCTGCTCGTCGTCTATGCCCCGCCATATGAAGAGTCGCCCGATCGCGTGATCCGGCCCGAGTGAGCACACAGTACGTATCGAAGCGTGGCGGCGCCCGCCGCCGACAAGAAAACCGAGGAGACACCATGCCCAATTTCCGCATTCGGCGCACGCTGGCCGCTGCCATCCTGGCGTTGCCCGCTGCCGCGATTTCGCTGCCGGCGAGCGCCAATGACGCCTATCCAAGCCGGCCGATCCGCCTGGTTGTGCCGTTCGCGGCGGGAAGCGGTACCGATGCGGTCGCGCGCATTACGGCAAAGGAGTTGGGCGATGCGTTGAATCAAAACGTGATCGTCGACAATCGTCCGGGGGCGAACGGCTCGATCGCGGCGGAAATCGTCGCGCAGGCCGCTCCCGACGGCTATACGCTGTTCATGACAACGAACACGACGCATTCGGCCAACCCTTCGCTGATGAAGAAGCTGCCGTACGACCCGATCAAGGATTTCACGCCGGTCGCGCGCATGGGGAACCTGCCGTTCATGCTGGTCATCAATCCGAAGTTGCCGGTCAAGACCGTCGGGGAGCTGATTGCCTATGCGAAGTCGCATCCGGGCATGTCATACGCCAGCGGCAACAGCACCGGCATCGTGTCAGGCGCCACGCTGGCCCGTATGGCTCAGATCGATCTGCTGCACGTGCCATACAAGAGCACCCCGCCGGCCATGACCGACGTGATTGCGGGTCAGGTGCCGATGATGTTCGTCGACGTCGCCGCTGGTATCGCCAACGTCAAGGCGGGCCGGATGCGGGCGCTGGCGGTGACCACGGCGCAGCGCAGCCGGCTGTTGCCGGACCTGCCTCCGATCGGGGATGCACCCGAGTTGAAGGGGTTCGACATCACCTCGTGGAATGGCGTCTTCGCGCCGGCAAAGACGCCGCAGCCGATCGTCGACCGGTTGAACCGCGAGCTGTCGAAGATCGCCGCGAGCAAGGAAGTGGCGCCCAAGTTTGAAGCGCTTGGTTTTGAAGCCTTCGGGCAGACGCCACAGCAGTTCGCGGGCTTTGTGGGCAGCGAACTGGTGAAGTGGAACAAGCTGGTGAAGGACGCCGGCATCCAGCCGGAATAAGAGGACACATAGATGAACTTCGAAAGGACACCTGAGCAGAACGCGATCGTCGAGGCCGTGACGCAGCTTTGCAGCGATTTTGGAGCCGAGTACTGGGCTGAACTCGACCGCGAGCACAAGTTTCCCGAGGCTTTCCATCGGGCGATGGCCGACGCGGGTTGGCTGGGCATCGCCATGCCCGAACGGTTCGGCGGCGCGGGGCTGGGGATCACCGAAGCGGCGCTGATCATGCAGACGGTCTCGGCGTCGGGTGCAGGCTTCTCCGGGGCATCGTCGATCCATATGAACGTGTTCGGCCTGAATCCGGTGGTGGTGTTCGGCACCGAGGCCCAGCAGGCCGCCGCGTTGCCGCCGCTGATCGCGGGGCGCGACAAGGCATGTTTTGCCGTGACCGAGCCTGACGCCGGGCTGGATACCACGCACCTGAAGACGCAGGCCGTGCGCACCGCCGACGGCAGCGCCTATCGCGTGGACGGCCGCAAGATCTGGATTTCGACGGCGCAGGTGGCATCGCGCATGCTGCTGCTGGCGCGTACCACGCCGCTAGATGCGGTGGCCAAGCCGACCCAGGGTTTGAGCCTGTTCTACACGACGCTGGACCGGAACCACATCGAGGTACGCGAGATCGACAAGATGGGGCGGGGCGCGGTCGATTCGAACATGCTGTTCATCGACGGCCTGATGGTGCCCGCGGAGGATCGTATCGGCGAGGAGGGCCGTGGCTTTGAGTACATCCTGCATGGCCTGAACCCCGAACGCATTCTGATCGCCGCGGAATCGGTAGGCCTTGGCCGCGCCGCGCTGGAGGCGGCCACGCGCTACGCGCGCGAGCGCACGGTGTTCGGGCGGCCGATCGGCCAGAACCAGGGGATTCAGCATCCGCTGGCCCAGGCGTGGATGGCGCTGGAAGCGGCCGACATGATGGTGTGGAAGGCCGCCTGGCTCTACGACAATGGAAAGCCGTGCGGCGCCGAGGCGAATGCGGCGAAGTATCTGGCCGCCGAGGCCGCGCACCAGGCCTGTCAGACCGCCGTGCTGACGCTGGGTGGCATGGGCTATGCCCGGGAATACCACGTCGAGCGCTATCTGCGCGAATCCTATATCCCGCGTATCGCACCGGTCAGCGCACAGCTGATCATGTGCCATATCGCCGAGCGGGTGCTGGGATTGCCGAAGTCCTACTGAGCTTGAGACCAAGGCCGAAAATCAGGCGGACGTAGAAATGAAGAAGCCCTGGTGCGCGACGCACCAGGGCTTGGCGATGGTGTGACTCCCACGTACCGCATCATGCCGCCCGTCGCATCAACCCGCAGTGCCATGCCGCGATGACGATGTATTGCCATCGTTGATGGCTGCCGCAAGCGGAGAACAGCAACTGGCGCCATGGTGCGGCGCGTGGCGGCATCTCCATCCCATCTACGGACGATGCCGCGCCGTCCTGACCGACCCTGCCCGCCGGCCAGGAAGCGGAAACCTCCATCACGCATCAAGCATAGGTGCGGGCCGGCCGCTCACCATTCGGGCGCGTGCTGAAAGCGGTGTAGGTGTTTGTCGGACGGTCGGATGGTCGGACGGTCAGTCTATTCCTGTCTCGATACGGCAGGCACCGCGCGCCGGAGCACGGGTCACGAGCGACGCAAGCGCTTGATCAGCGACGAGGTGTCGTCTCGCGAGCTTCCCATTTGTTGCAGGTCTGCATAGAACTGGTCGACTAGCGATGTGACCGGCAGCGTGGCGCCATTGCGGCGGGCTTCGTCCAGGCACAGGCCCAGGTCCTTGCGCATCCAGTCCACGGCGAAACCGAAGTCGAATTTGCTCTGGAGCATCGTCGGGCCACGGTTTTCCATCTGCCACGATGACGCCGCGCCCTTGCTGATGACGTCGAGCACCACGCGCATGTCCAGCCCGGCGTGCTCGCCAAACGCGATGGCTTCGGAAAGCGCCTGCAGCAGGCC
This genomic interval from Cupriavidus metallidurans CH34 contains the following:
- a CDS encoding cupin domain-containing protein; protein product: MTASPVYFVRTEDVAGYHPANHVGTLNRRIIGRENVGATQLEVIHGTIERGKGALPHAHPGIEQVCYVLEGRARAEVNGHAQELGPGDCCFFPADAMHVFTVISDEPVKLLVVYAPPYEESPDRVIRPE
- a CDS encoding class I adenylate-forming enzyme family protein, with the protein product MTPYDRKPWLSSYEPGKPHAITPEFTDALSLFRAAVARAPSLPAILYFDGSLSYAELDTQSDALACAWQDRGITRGERVAIYLQNIPQFVIALVATWKLGAIAVPVNPMNRARELRVILADSGARLLVCSETLYVDIVRPLLAEEANAENGVLPLVMTTSELEYQRRHDPRLFANTSRQETPGAESLSAVIAANAGRHPPPAALGPNDIAMLVYTSGTTGVPKGAMNTHGNVAFNAQVYRDWITLGEGEPILGVAPLFHITGLIGHIGAAFMCAAPLVLACRFEPGVMLDTLREHRPAFTIGAITVFIALMNHPNATRDCFASLTKIYSGGAPIPPSVVEAFRERFGHYIHNGYGLTETNSPTHVVPRGVEAPVDPASGTLAVGVPAYNVESYIGDDEGKPMAVGEVGEIISRGPMIVPGYWNKPQESAKAIVDGYFRTGDVGFMDERGWFYLVDRKKDMINASGYKVWPREVEDVLYTHPAVREAAVVGVPDAYRGETVKAVVSLKPGTNVTPEELAEYCKARMAAYKYPRVVMIMDELPKTVTGKILRRELRG
- a CDS encoding Bug family tripartite tricarboxylate transporter substrate binding protein — its product is MPNFRIRRTLAAAILALPAAAISLPASANDAYPSRPIRLVVPFAAGSGTDAVARITAKELGDALNQNVIVDNRPGANGSIAAEIVAQAAPDGYTLFMTTNTTHSANPSLMKKLPYDPIKDFTPVARMGNLPFMLVINPKLPVKTVGELIAYAKSHPGMSYASGNSTGIVSGATLARMAQIDLLHVPYKSTPPAMTDVIAGQVPMMFVDVAAGIANVKAGRMRALAVTTAQRSRLLPDLPPIGDAPELKGFDITSWNGVFAPAKTPQPIVDRLNRELSKIAASKEVAPKFEALGFEAFGQTPQQFAGFVGSELVKWNKLVKDAGIQPE
- a CDS encoding cyclase family protein translates to MESKNVPHVAELLRDAPKNWGKWGSDDEVGSLNYLTQAEVLRGVAAVRSGKTFTLQIQMGNPKGDPVWPGRSQARRLNVMDKGHYLCGKAPIFPGQGEYADDMMIMYLQGSTQYDALGHVWYGDQLWNGYDAKSTIGGMEKASVLPIAERGIVGRGVLIDMARHRGKAVLDPGETFTHLDLLAAAEMQGVRIEKHDIVIIRTGWIGSFYERDQAEFYKNFIEPGLTYSPELVEWFHKMEIPNLVTDTIANEVTVDPVSGVALPLHNALMRNLGVTLTEIAQLDPLATDCADDGQWSFLYTAAPLKVVNGSGAPVNPVVIK
- a CDS encoding acyl-CoA dehydrogenase family protein, whose product is MNFERTPEQNAIVEAVTQLCSDFGAEYWAELDREHKFPEAFHRAMADAGWLGIAMPERFGGAGLGITEAALIMQTVSASGAGFSGASSIHMNVFGLNPVVVFGTEAQQAAALPPLIAGRDKACFAVTEPDAGLDTTHLKTQAVRTADGSAYRVDGRKIWISTAQVASRMLLLARTTPLDAVAKPTQGLSLFYTTLDRNHIEVREIDKMGRGAVDSNMLFIDGLMVPAEDRIGEEGRGFEYILHGLNPERILIAAESVGLGRAALEAATRYARERTVFGRPIGQNQGIQHPLAQAWMALEAADMMVWKAAWLYDNGKPCGAEANAAKYLAAEAAHQACQTAVLTLGGMGYAREYHVERYLRESYIPRIAPVSAQLIMCHIAERVLGLPKSY